CAATTCAGTAATCGCAGCAAGTTGCACCTTAATAATTTAAGAATCAAGTTAAGTACCAGTGGCATGTtaagaaaagatgttttaaattccAATAGTCAAACATTAAAAATTGGATAATGGACCAATTTCTCTGGGCTTTACCCCCAAATTATGACACAGACTAAGTGAATACCATAACCTAAATTCTgtattcatacaacagaataccaAAAGGAATAAACATAGAGTTCAGTCTAGAAAAGTCAAAACTGAATCCTTTTTTTACCAAGTGATTAACATAAAAAAGATATCTTTATTATGTAATCACAATGTCTGATATTTTAGCCGTTATTATTTGAACACACATTTATGCTATATTCTCATTACTGACTATAATACGCTAATAGAAAATCTACTTTATCCACTGACTGTCTGCCTTATTTGCCTGTAAAATGAAGGACTACCTTAACAAACTACATGATGTTTATACAAATTGGgtaaaagggaaattttaaagaaatttttctgaagaaaataaacattcataaagatagaaatgtaatttcacacaaaaaaagggactaaaatcaaaattattttgtggtCTGCACTATCTTTCAGCCAACagacattttcattataaattcaAAGTCATTGGTGTTTAGAATTAATCGACTCAAGCAGAAGAACTGACACCAGATAGAAAAATCACAATACACGAAAAACTAGATTAAAGCCAATCAATTAGGACTTTTACAAATTTAAGGCTCCATTTAGATAAGTGTCTTTACAGCTATACTTACAATTTTGGAAGCAAAATCATTTCATGACATAGACTAAGTGAATACTATACCCTAAATTATAAGACCAAAAAATGCTACTATAGATCTCCATGTTTTGATAAATCCAAtaagaaattatttgagaaatatcaTTTATACCTATATAACCATTTTAAAAGTTCCAACTATTGATAATTTGAACAATGAAAATGTCTAGTCTAAAAAGTAAAAGATGGCATCAGTGTTAGGAAATTCTACTCTGCTCAATACAGAAAAACCTCCAGGAGAATTATGAATTTCTTTACTGTATTactgagaaacaaagaagttGGTATCTAAAacagaatgtttaaaatttaaaatatacataccaaGCCAGTACACGAATgtcggggtggggaggagcacaGTGGTTAAAATTTCCCACTGCTCTGGAGTCTAGCAGATCTGGATTTGGAATCCTGGTTTTGCCAGCTGCTACCTAGGACCAGTCACTGGAACCTCACTAAGCCTCTACTTCACTTGTTAGAAAGGTTCTCATGCCATTTTCTCAGGGCGTCCTGAGGGTTACCATAGGATATCTCACATCTAACTGCTCAATAAGCATTAGCTATCATCATGGTTCCTTTTTGTTGTCATGGTGCCCAGACAAAAACTTTTTTAGCAGTTTGTAGAATGCTTTTTCTCATCCTATTCCACCATTTATTTTATGAACCTAACATTCAAATACTCTCCAGGAAATGTAAATATGTATCATGTATCAACGTATAAATGAATCTATTTTAGGAAACAAGCATCTTGTCATCCCCAGATTTCTTGTGATAGTATGTTGGTGAATAACCCGAATAACACGTTAACCTGAACAGAATAACCTGAAGCCTTAGTGCCCCATACAGATTTTAGCTTGGCTTCCTAAAGACCTTAACCTGCAATGTATTATAACTCACTCTAAATTCAGAATGGACCAGCCACCTTCTGCCTCCTCAAGACCTGAAtggataaattaagaaaaatggttCACTTAGTCCACTGAGTAGAAAATGTCTTAATGTACTACTACGTCTTTGGTTTATGTACAAAACAATGTAAAGGTAGTCACAGAAGAGAAATAGGGCGAAAGCTCTCTTCTAAAGACAGGAATTATAACAGtagtcaactttttttttttaaactaggcTGAGACAGGGTAAGGAGAACTTTACAGGGGACCATAGACATCCTatgcttctctctccattctaCTGTCCCCagttaaagatataaaaatactatttcataAAGGGAGACACTATTTAATGCTTTAACAGGGGAGATATGCACATAAATAAACACGGACCCGTAATAACTTTTTTTATCCTTTAGTACATTAAACATTAAATACTCATTACATGCTATAAGTAAACAGCATATTGGTCATATTGTAAAGTCTATAGCAATTTCCCAGTAGAGTTCAAAAAACAATCAAGAAACAAGGAGCTATCAGTGCCCTAAACAGTACTCTCTAgaaaaaacatgttaaaatgaaaagttgaaCTTCAGCaactttagaaatgttttaagGCAAATGTAATTAATCAAGACATGAATGAAGAACTTGGAGGAGATACCAGGAAGTGATAGAACAGAATATATAGTTCcataataatgaaatataaaagtgATTAAGGGAAGagacaaatatgaaaaattcCCAATTCCTGATCCTGGTTTTAACCAAATTTTTAGAAAAGTCTGATCAGTGAACAGCAAAATAAGTTAGTGCTAACTTTAAAACCAATTTTACAACAATAGATGAGCTTGTAGTCAGCACatctgatgttaaaaaaaaactcctcAATGACATATTTGCAATCAATTAATAAACAACCGTGGCAAActatatacatacagaaaagggGCTGTACTCATTTCACTACTGAACACCAGGGCTGCCAACAAAACACTACACTTCTGTAGGCACCTTAACCACTGTTTTGGTAACTCAAGATCATTAAATGTACAATGCATCGTCTCATATTTAATCTATGTATGTTCCAGATGATGCCATCCCAACTTCGAGCAATCCCCACAACTGACTCAGTCAGTGACTGATGCAGATGGATTACCGAGAGCTCCCCCCCTCCCTATAGAGGCCAATGGTTACAAAGTtataatggagaaaaagagatttaCTCTTCTTCCCTTAGTTCTCATTTCTGTTATAACAGAAATGCTAAAAAATTGGATTTAAAGCCtcctttaataattaaaaaaaagacaattaccTTAATGAAAACACActacattttttatattgattagcCCCTTCTCCTCATGCTATAAACTTTCTATTTGATTAAAACCACAATTATGGCCAAAGCATAATTCAACTTGGTACCTAAACTAAGGTATCAAGTTTTTAGGAAAAGGTAGCCTTATTTATGAAACTTTAAACTTCAGAAATCGAAGGTACAGAAGCATTAAATATACGATTAACCCAGGACAACtgaggaaattagaaaagaaaggggGTTTATTAATGGTTGTGGTGATATCCAGGCAAGACAAGAATGCGGTCATTTGACAACATGGTTTGTTATTCAAGAAGAGCAGAGAAGCACAAATTCTTTTTTAGTTAGTTTTGCTAACACAAACCAGAGGGTTCTACACAAAGTGTAATTATAACACTATCATTTTCTTGGCTACATTTGCACTTAATGGACACAAGGTGAAAATATGGACCAATTTGGAATGAAAATGCCATAATCTCACAGTCAACTCCTGATTATCCACATTAAAGAGAAAAGGGGTTATCTTAAGTAATTCAGAACAATGGGTGGAGAGTTCTCAAATTACTATTACTTTTAATGAATCTTTTCCCTTCTTAAAGTAGTCTGTCCTCTAAAGGTTTAGACTCTAGTGTTTTGGGGTCCAAAAAGGGGCCATCAATACAACAGACTATGCCCAAAGTAAACGACCCATCTATAGACAACTGAGTTGATGTGACTGACACATATTCCAATCAATACACTGCACAGGGACACTCCATGCCAAGCATGCTTCAGAGTATTTCTGAAACTGTAAGAATGAGGGAAGATGACTGAGACTTTCCTAGCAAGAGCAAAACATGCTAGTGTCTAGTCAAGAGAACTCTGAGAAGCTTACCTCCTGCAGTAGATCAGCTTGCTCAATTGCTTTAAGGACATTTTTCTTGGATGTTTCCTGAACCTCCCCTCCCAAAAGAAActcatccaaaataaaataagcctTCTCAAAATTAAAGATGATATCAAGTTCACACAcctgaaaagcaaaaaacataaTGTTAAAACTGAAGAAAGCAAAAGATACTTATCCACTATTACATAGTGAATAAAATCTGATCAGAGTGAATCATTCTTAATTCTTTCTAAAAATGGCAATCTTGCTAACTAAGCATCATTGATTTAGTCAGCTTAATTTTCCCATCTCAAGTACTTGAAAACATAATGCCTATAAGCTAAGTAAGATCTGACTGCAAGCTCCCAACAGGAGCAACTTCAAAATTTTCTACTCATGAAaactcatctttttaaatatatatttttcctgggTAATGTGATTATAACTGCTAACCAAACCTAAATTCTACACTAAGCACTTCCAGAATATTAATCTTTGCAGTTGGACTCCTTtctatttcactattttaaacCTCATTCTCACCACCATAATTAAATGAGTAGGTCTGTGGGGTCAAGCAATTCTGGCAGTTAACTGACTAGGCACACTGACAAGAAATAGTCATTCCTTCCATTTCCCACAGTTACTTTTAAATAGTCAGAATCCTCAAGACAATCAAATAATAAACTTGTTacagaaaagattaaagaaaaaaatacaatggcATTCaatttcctaaaacaaaataCTACTCACACTGCCAAAATACTTGTCAAGTAATTCCACATAACGATGAATTATTTCCAGGGTAATTAGTTCATTGTCCTGATCCTCAATAGCACAGCAAAAATACAGACTAGCATATCTGtaacaaaaaacaaatgcagaaaaaatttTTCCCTATAATCatgttttctaaatatattttcacatcCTATTGCAAAAGATCCCAAGCTTATAtagtttatttcctcttttacaacaatacatattttctcctagactacaaaagtaacaaatgcatataagagaaattctgaaaagtacaggcaagtaaaaaagaaaacaaaataatcactCAATCACACTAAATCTAGAAAGAGTaacttattttgctcttcttccttTCAGGCTTCTTTCTATGAATATTCTAAAACATGGCTAACCCAGGTTGTTCTCAAGTTtacttaattaaaacaaaatgcacTGCATGACTAATTCACACTACAAGTAAACAAGATGAAAGCAAACTCTCTATTTGACAGACTTATTGAAGATCTTGTCAATGTGAAGCTGACGTTCTGGAACGTTTTAGTGAAGTGTAatatacacacagagaagaaCACAAGTCATAAATATATAACTCAATTAGTTTTCAAAGTGAACCCACCCATGTACCAGTGcccagatcaagaaagagaattATTACTGAACCCCTGaagcccctctcccagcctctctagGTCACAACCTCCCACCTCTAAGGGTAACTACCATGTTGACTTCTAACAGcatagaattgtttttaaaaaggagatttcTAGGATTGTGGAATAACCCCCTAGAAAAGAACAATTGTTCCAAATTATTACAGAatgtagagaaagagaacaggggAAACTGAAACTGTCCTCAAATTTTCCAAGTTCTACACTACTGAATTGAAGCTTAGGTTATTTATCCTTGAAGAAGGAATAAGGCTGGAAAACTCATATGCTCCTCCAAATTAGGATTCCAGCACATGGGCCCAGGTTATACTTGACCCAAAGAAGCCAAAACTTATTAATATACACCCTAAGGCAAAGCAAACAATGACCAAGTCCTTTGAGGAGGATTAAAAGAGCATTTTCAAATAGGTTAAAGTGTATTTAAGGCTTtcgaaaagaaacaaaataaaaacccaagaCATTCTAAACAAGTCTCAGTTGAGATTGTAATTTTCACTGAAGAGCATTTAAGTGATTTTTAGAAAACACAATGGGCAATTACTGCTCATAGTATTAACGTAAAAtaatacacaagcacacacacagtcTGAGTTCCGGAATTCAATGAATTCCTGCTCTTCAGTATGCGAATAACTAGTACTTACATAACACTctattaatttcaatattataaaaaacatttcatCTTATTTGATCTTTCCAACAGCAGGCACCATCATCcttgattataaaagaaaaaaaaaccaaggccCACGAGTACAGGGTCTGCCAAGTGGTTGTACTAGGACAAGAAATCTGATTTTCGGATTTTAACTCCAGGCCTTTTTCCATCTACCACACCGACTTCCTTGTCGTACACAGCCTGACTTTTGCCATGTCCATTCTACCTGACTTCTCCACATTCAGCAAGTTATTTAAAATGGTGGGTCTCCTGCAGTCTTTGAGAGGAGGTGTTTGAACGCATTCATTCATTATCATGAAGCACTTAACAGGGCACCACTTCCAGCTTTAACAAAAGTGCTTCCTCTCTATCCCAGCACGACCCTATGTTTCTGTTTATCTGTTTAAAAGGCAATGGGATATTTCAACTCTCCATCCTCCCTAACCCATGCTCACCAAACAGAATtttcaatttggggaaaatgacACAAACGACACATAAGATTCCctaaattaagaaaactaaagaGTAAAGGGACTGACATTAAAAATGGTAGATAAAATCCAGACATGACTAGCTGACATGAATAGAGTGCTAAATAATTCCACTAGAAAGAATTTACTAATAACAGTTTCGGGTAAAACTCCTTTCACTCTTGATTTCAATGCTACTGTTAAGCAATCTAATGCTTGCGCCATCCTAGCTCCTCGTCCACAAGCACTGCCTCTTTACTTACAAATAAACAGCACTTAAACACTGTCAAAGGTCCTAATTTATATGAatcattcataaatattaatttaaacatCACCAGGACTGATGTTATCTAAGCACCAACCagtaatatcaaaaaaaaaaaaccctgcaacaCTATCTAAATGTTTGCTTCCACTCAGAATGGAAAAAGAGGCATCAAATTAAATGAATTCTTCCTGCAGGTGAACATCTAGTTGTCAGGATTATAAGAAGGCACCTCTTTCCAGGAAGCTTAGGGAACAAAGAACCAAGCATAATAACGGGTAACATTCACTGAGCCCTCACTCTGAGTGAGGCATTAAACGTTAGCTAAGGCTTtgcatattttaccattttaaccctcacaacaacccttccAGAGAGACAGGGTTATTACTTACATCTATAGGAGACCCAAGCTTAATTGAGTAACCTCCCCAGGAACAGCaatttgactccaaagcccaagCTTTATATTAAAAACTAGAGCCAGGAACTGTATTAAATAAAGTAATCCTGCACctggcaaaaattaaaacatattcaaagcaatattttaagaGCTTCAAAGCTCttaaagagggagagacaaaaaaTTGTCATAGTGATTTAGTAAAAGATTACCAAGAGAACCTGAAGTGTACTCCTTATTTTTAGAaccaaatggtttttaaaattcaataatgaGTTCATTTTGTTCTCTTAGTGCATATTTGTAAGTCTAAATCtgaagtaaaattaataatagacTAGTAAGAAGAAAGGTATGTTTGGTTATTTTTAGCAGAGTGGATTAAGGCTTACTCTAATTACTGGCACTCAGAGAACATCTGAAAGTGCCTATTCTTACATTCAGAACACATGACTTCCCCGCAGTCAGCTAAATATCAGCTGACTGTGGGTGAATGGAACGAATCTGTTCTCAATCCCCACTGGTATGTCATTACAAATTCCTTTGTTAGTAAAGAAAATCAATACAGCACTCTTCGACAAATTCTCAAGCTAGTATTTGGAGATATacgtgtttttaaattaattttaaaactttaatccAGTGCCTCTTCCATAACATGCTGCACGAAACAGGAATCAAAAAAGCATAGTTTTGTCTTCAAGAGATCTTCAAGAGCATTTAttatagagatgaggaaacaaaggcaaaatGACTTGTTCAAACTCACAAAACTAGCTAATGGCACAGAACAGAACTCAAGTCCCAGATTTTCAgtctgttttttcatctgtattaTCCTTACTCCCTACTCCCACCTCTCATTATTTGAAATGCTCAGGATGGAGAATGTAGATAAGAAAACCTGAGGAAAGAAGACAAACATCACTTGCTGGTGTGAACAGCAAAAGCGCTACTTCAGAATTTCTCAGGAGCTAAGCAGCAATTCTTTGCTTAGAAGGTCTTCCCTTTCAGCTAGACTAGAGAAATAGATCACCTGTCTATATCAACAAAATATACGTCCTTAAGTACAACAGATGAAGTATGAAATGGGGAGATGCATAGGAAAACTGATTATAAATTCTAACTTTTGTATGTGAATtttctctcaataaagctgtctttTTTGAAGTGCACCTTTTATTTACAGGAGCTTGATGCAAGTTACGAGTCAGGTCAGATTACCCTTTAcagcctttaaaagaaaaagcggTGGCCCAACATGGGTGGGCTGAATGCTGCATGCAGGACCACCAAACTagggctttcttttcttccctttaacaGGCCTTTTCCTTCAGCTGCAGGAATCTCAATTCACGGGACTGATTCTTTTGCTGGTATTTTCCTCCTCCACACGGGGGACTCCTTCTCCTATCTAGAAATAAGCTTAAGTCTCTCGcacctttttttttaaccctgtCCCCACTCCTCTGTCTATGGGTGGTTACCACCTCTTCAGTCCTTCATAGCAAAACTCCCCAAATAGCCTACATTTGCTGTTTAAATCTCTCCACCGCTTCACACTTTGCCCCATTTCTTTGAGAGTTCTGTCTCTACTATTCCACTGAAAATGTTCTGACAAAGGGCATTTTATGAAACGCTTACTGTAAAATCTGATTCCTTCTTCACTTTAATGGAACTTTATGCAACATCTGGCACTGGTAACCTTATTTTCGAaactctctccccttccccaatgTTACTGACCCTACACTTCCGGCTCCCCCACTGCCTGCCGCTTGAATGTTGGTGATCTAACACTTTATGTCTAATTTTCCATGCCTACGCCCACTCCGAGAAAACTAGGCACCTCAAAGTCAACCTGTCTATTAGCTCACCCTTTACCCTGTCAGCTGACCCAGCAATGAAGAATCACTCCTTTCAGTGCCCTCCCCTCTTCTAGCAGGGAGTAAGTCTTAGAACTAACTTGCCTCAGCAACAGCTCTCCTTTCCACCTACTGAGCCCACAGCAGGGGTCTTCCTTTAGGACTCCATTATAAAGCAATCTCCTAACAGATCCCTCAGGTGCCAGTCTCAGCCCTCCCCCCATCCATTCTCCAATTACATGATCTTTTAAGAAATGCAAATCTGCTTTTTTCATCCCTGTTTCAAATCTTTGCCTCAAACTTAAGATTtgagttctggggctggccccgtggcccagtggttaagttcccgcgctccgctgcaggtggcccagtgtttcgttggttcgaatcctgggcgcggacatggcactgctcatcaaaccacgctgaggcagcgtcccacatgccacaactagaaggatccacaacaaagaatatacaactatgtaccggggggctttggggagaaaaaggaaaaaaataaaatcttaaaaaaggaaaaaaaaaagaagatttgcgTTCTAGCCCCTATGTCACTAACTGgtatatgaccttggacaagtcacttctccCCAATTCTAGTTTTTACAAAACTGAACATGATCAACACTAGCAGTTTTCAATCTCAGGAACCGTCTCCTCTGCAGAGAGTAGAGGCCAAGTGAGCAAGGGTACAGGATCCCAGCCCTGATTTTACAAGAGCACCTCCACTTCCACTGGTTTCTTTTAAGCTTCTATCCCTGGGggaaaaagcttttttaaaaaatcactcgaGTAGATTATTCTAAGACAtctctcatctctaaaatgctATGACTTTTCTCAACAAGTACCAAACCAAACACTGGATACAAAATCACCCAAAGATGACGAAATTCATTCTATTGTAAAGAGGAGtccatggtttttaaaaaattctcgcTGTCCTTATAATCTCCATTACTTCCTCTGCCATTtccccaacaacaacaaacctaTCCACACTTGGAGTGGAATAAAGGAAAGCTGAGACAAAACCCAGACTTCTCTTCAACCCTCTTTGCAGCCTGCACTGTTAGTTCCCTGCACATCCCCCatagaagagaatttttttataTGCAGAAACTCTCTTAAATACAGTAAATTATTCATAAGggaacagaaatggagaaaaacaaagtagttatatttcttttaaccTGATTAGAACAAtactgagaaatttattttaaggtattAAAAGAGTTTCAGATGTTAATAAAGATgtatagcattttaaaaagaaagtttagtGTTCAAAGCCAATCTATGAGTCATTTTGCaacatcaaaaatttaaaaatctactctTGGCAAAATTATCTATCAGATCTAATCACACCTCCACCACAGCAACAAGCGTACTTCAAATTAATAAAGACTACTGATGAAGAGATCCTGTAAAAACACaaagtttttaaacatatatatatatggctgaAATGGTCTATGTATCCAAGGTGTTTATAAGTGAGTAAGACTCTAAGTCAGATAAAAGGCATGTCAATTATCAGTCATTACTTTATTGATTTTCGGGGAGAAGTGGGGGGGAAATCCTTGTCTAAATTCTGAGAGTTACtcacacaatttaaaatattgaccCTATTTTCCCCTGCAAAGAAattaattcattgaatttttctgaaaagatgaTTAAGCATGAATAATCATTTATGCCTTTAATTatataattagttttaaaatgactTCCTTGACATTATCATTTTAGTCTGGGTAATCAATCAGAAccgcagtttttaaaaaaataaagctttaatttAAACCTTTTTCAtctaaatctttattatttataaatgtcaGCTCTCAAAAGTCTGCAATTTCCACATTATAAATAACTGAACATTTGATTCTATTTCACCCttctgataaataaaaattataccttTTGTAAACAATCTTCAGATCTCGCCACTCAAGAAAGCTGCACATTTTAGGTTTCCGTGCTAAGACGGTTTGAACAAGTTCTCTtgtgatctttttcttctctttgtctgaCAGTGGGACATACCATTTCTGCAGTCGAAGCTTTCCCTGACGACTAAAAAGCAACATAAACTGCATCTGTTAAGATAAATAGAACCAAGATTACATGCAATACTTTGATTCAATAAAGTTAAGATTAAGATGACATGTTTCATAGAGAAACTTTGGGGGGCAGGGCGACAAATGGGGGACAAACGATTAGTAGCCATCAATATTTCTATGCCAGTTAAAATAGCAGGAAATTCTTGTAGAAAGATCTTCCCACCAGATGCAATCTCTCTGCTCCACCCTGTTCCTCGTAAGTTTGGAAAGCAGtgtgtggaaaaaaagaaaaacaggtaatAAGCTGGAGTggaaattttgaggaaaaagaaagataactcTTGCAATTTAAGAAACTATTGTCTGCCTATGCGATACATTCCACACTCTCTATATGCATCAAGAGAATTGCTGACATCAACTGGTTTAGGTAGATTTAAAAGAAGCAGGAGACCTACTATTCTTCCCCCTGAGGCTGTTCTAGTTCCAGTTTGAATTGCTTGTAGACAGACGGCTATCACTTACAGAATGCTCTCTTCAGTTTATGCTCACAtattttaagcaaaacaaaagatctaagataatagccaaaaaaaaaatcccataaatgcatttttcttaatgaaagCTTGACTTTTAAGtatctcatctttttaaaaattccaacatAAATACGCACAcaataaatgagttaatgtagTATTATGAAAGAGAACAGAAACCTCTAAAAAGCCAAGAGTTAAACACATGCAGAGACATTACGGGAAATACTtcacttaaaacaacaacaaacagcacCGACAGATGGAGTGGATGCTGAATTCTAGTGTACATTACACTTAaactattttgtatatatttatctgGAATCTGCAAATCTGTTATTAGtctacatatttaatttttaaggaaagctTCTTGTAAATTCAACTGGTCTTCTCAACTGCAAACAGATAAGCATCGTTTCTACAAAGGTAATTTAAAGGCAGAATTCAGAcaagtatttttttaactattgtaaGCTCCTTTAACAGTGTTACTGCAAGGAAGATTCCAGCCTGATTCTTAATATTCACCACACCATCTTGAATTTAAACATGGGGTGGGGGAATTTACACAACCAATTTAGAATAGAATGGGCCCTGAATTTCGCTAAGAAATTATTGTTGCTTTTTGTACTAATCCAGACAGGCATCATcaagatatttagaaatatatgatGCGGCAATTTAACTTTATCAAAGTTAAAACTGGCTTATTACAACTCACTTAAAACGCTTCACTGGCACAAAATAAACGAACGATACTCGTGACATCAAAGTGCCTCCCATACAAGTCCTGTTAAGAAGCGGCATTCGAAGGGGACAGGAAGTAAAGCATCAACTGGACAACGTTTAATGCAAACCCGTTACCAGAACTTGGAAAATAACAGACCCGTATTCCAGGATCTCGGGGACCAGGAGAGGTGGGAGGTTTGCTTTCGAAAGGAGTATGGGCTCAACGCTGTCGGTAGCAGGGTCTTGTATTCCCTCTCTACCACTTGatggaacaaataaataattcagtcTCTTTGAAATACATTATGTGCTAACATGGGACAACACCCGGTTGCAAGGCACAAGTATTCCCTCTTATTAACAACCAATGCTTTGACTGTGCCGCAAATCACAGGGCACCTCAATTCCTCGAGattgctattaaaaacaatggGTTCGGC
This DNA window, taken from Equus przewalskii isolate Varuska chromosome X, EquPr2, whole genome shotgun sequence, encodes the following:
- the AP1S2 gene encoding AP-1 complex subunit sigma-2 isoform X2; translation: MQFMLLFSRQGKLRLQKWYVPLSDKEKKKITRELVQTVLARKPKMCSFLEWRDLKIVYKRYASLYFCCAIEDQDNELITLEIIHRYVELLDKYFGSVCELDIIFNFEKAYFILDEFLLGGEVQETSKKNVLKAIEQADLLQEPRHEYFNVPVY
- the AP1S2 gene encoding AP-1 complex subunit sigma-2 isoform X3 — its product is MQFMLLFSRQGKLRLQKWYVPLSDKEKKKITRELVQTVLARKPKMCSFLEWRDLKIVYKRYASLYFCCAIEDQDNELITLEIIHRYVELLDKYFGSVCELDIIFNFEKAYFILDEFLLGGEVQETSKKNVLKAIEQADLLQEVLRRQKVAGPF
- the AP1S2 gene encoding AP-1 complex subunit sigma-2 isoform X1 — translated: MQFMLLFSRQGKLRLQKWYVPLSDKEKKKITRELVQTVLARKPKMCSFLEWRDLKIVYKRYASLYFCCAIEDQDNELITLEIIHRYVELLDKYFGSVCELDIIFNFEKAYFILDEFLLGGEVQETSKKNVLKAIEQADLLQEEAETPRSVLEEIGLT